One stretch of Sphingomonas ginsenosidivorax DNA includes these proteins:
- a CDS encoding FdhF/YdeP family oxidoreductase, whose translation MHRKRPEGIKDYTGPAGGWGALKAVALTLKAQQIVQRGAQTLLKSNQPDGFDCPSCAWPDPKHTSSFEFCENGAKAVAWESTAKRIGADFFAQHSVAEIWEQSDHWIEGQGRITDPLRYNAETDHYEVVEWDEAFAAIGAGLARLDDPNQAEFYTSGRCSNEAAFLYQLFARLYGTNNFPDCSNMCHEATSVGLPQSIGIGKGTVSLEDFDHADLILSIGHNPGTNHPRMMATLREVARRGGRIIVFNPLKERSLERFESPQSVIEMATFSATPIATNYLQVKVGGDAAALKGIAKALVAMDKAATAAGEPAVLDHAFIAEHTAGFDALVANLEGSDWADIVHASGLGQSDLEEVARLYAQSTATIACYGMGITQHRTGTSNVQQIANLLLLRGNMGRPGAGICPLRGHSNVQGDRTVGITERPTAALLDKIKEVFAFEPPRAHGHSVVESIAAMRDGKAKAIVCLGGNLAIASSDPQACAQGFRNMELAVHITTKLNRTQLLMAKGDTYILPCLGRTERDLQDGTPQAVTVEDSMSMVHASRGFLMPPGDNVRSEPWIVAHIAKATLGGKGGIDWDGYVANYDLIRDKIEAVFPAFKDYNNRIREPGGFHLPNSAAERVWNTDTGKANFIVSPGVEEDETTADPTVMRLTTLRSHDQYNTTIYALDDRYRGVFGRRDILFMNAKEIARLGFAEGDVIDVTTALQFKRDDRIVQGLTLVEHALPDGCCASYYPETQPLIALEDHDLQSLTPSYKSVPVQIRPAGPDDGTERLVARAGVIGRSVEPKG comes from the coding sequence ATGCATCGCAAGCGCCCCGAGGGGATCAAGGACTATACTGGCCCGGCCGGCGGCTGGGGCGCGCTGAAGGCAGTTGCGCTCACCCTCAAGGCGCAGCAGATCGTCCAGCGCGGCGCGCAGACCTTGCTCAAATCGAACCAGCCCGACGGCTTCGATTGCCCGAGCTGCGCGTGGCCGGACCCCAAGCACACCTCGTCATTCGAGTTCTGCGAGAATGGCGCCAAGGCGGTGGCCTGGGAATCGACCGCGAAGCGGATCGGCGCCGACTTCTTCGCGCAGCACAGCGTGGCCGAGATCTGGGAGCAGAGCGACCATTGGATCGAAGGCCAGGGCCGCATCACCGATCCGCTGCGGTACAATGCCGAGACCGATCACTACGAAGTGGTCGAATGGGATGAGGCGTTTGCCGCGATCGGCGCCGGCCTGGCCAGGCTCGACGATCCCAACCAGGCCGAATTCTACACCTCGGGGCGCTGCTCCAACGAGGCGGCGTTCCTTTATCAGCTGTTCGCCCGGCTCTATGGCACCAACAACTTTCCCGATTGCTCCAACATGTGCCACGAGGCGACCTCGGTAGGGCTGCCGCAGTCGATCGGCATCGGCAAGGGCACCGTCAGCCTGGAGGATTTCGACCACGCCGATCTGATCCTCTCGATCGGCCACAATCCCGGCACCAACCACCCGCGGATGATGGCGACGCTGCGCGAGGTTGCCCGCCGCGGTGGCCGGATCATCGTGTTCAATCCGCTCAAGGAACGCTCACTTGAGCGGTTCGAATCGCCGCAGTCGGTGATCGAGATGGCGACCTTTTCGGCGACGCCGATCGCGACCAACTATCTGCAGGTGAAGGTCGGCGGCGATGCCGCGGCGCTGAAGGGTATCGCCAAGGCGCTGGTCGCGATGGACAAGGCCGCCACCGCCGCCGGCGAACCGGCGGTGCTCGATCATGCATTCATCGCCGAGCATACCGCCGGCTTCGACGCGCTGGTCGCCAATCTCGAGGGCAGCGACTGGGCGGATATCGTCCACGCCAGCGGGCTCGGCCAGAGCGACCTCGAGGAGGTCGCGCGGCTCTACGCCCAGTCGACCGCGACCATCGCCTGCTATGGCATGGGCATCACCCAGCACCGCACCGGCACCAGCAACGTCCAGCAGATCGCCAATCTGCTGCTGCTGCGTGGCAACATGGGCCGGCCGGGCGCCGGCATCTGCCCGTTGCGCGGCCACAGCAACGTCCAGGGCGACCGCACCGTCGGCATCACCGAACGGCCGACCGCGGCGCTGCTCGACAAGATCAAGGAGGTGTTCGCCTTCGAGCCGCCGCGCGCGCATGGCCATTCGGTGGTCGAGAGCATCGCCGCGATGCGCGACGGCAAGGCCAAGGCGATCGTCTGCCTCGGCGGCAACCTGGCCATCGCCTCCTCCGATCCGCAGGCCTGCGCGCAGGGCTTCCGCAACATGGAGCTCGCAGTCCACATTACCACCAAGCTCAACCGCACCCAGCTACTGATGGCCAAGGGCGACACCTACATCCTGCCTTGCCTCGGCCGCACCGAGCGCGACCTGCAGGACGGCACGCCGCAGGCGGTGACCGTCGAGGATTCGATGTCGATGGTCCACGCCTCGCGCGGCTTCCTGATGCCGCCGGGCGACAACGTCCGTTCCGAGCCGTGGATCGTCGCGCACATCGCCAAGGCGACGCTGGGCGGCAAGGGCGGGATCGATTGGGACGGCTACGTCGCCAATTACGACCTGATCCGCGACAAGATCGAGGCGGTGTTCCCCGCCTTCAAGGACTACAACAACCGCATCCGCGAGCCGGGCGGCTTCCACCTGCCCAATTCGGCGGCCGAGCGGGTGTGGAACACCGACACCGGCAAGGCCAATTTCATCGTCTCGCCCGGCGTCGAGGAGGACGAGACCACCGCCGACCCGACGGTGATGCGGCTCACCACGCTGCGCTCGCACGATCAGTACAACACCACCATCTATGCGCTCGACGATCGCTATCGCGGCGTCTTCGGGCGGCGCGACATCCTGTTCATGAACGCCAAGGAGATCGCGCGGCTCGGCTTTGCCGAGGGCGACGTGATCGACGTCACCACCGCGCTCCAGTTCAAGCGCGACGACCGCATCGTCCAGGGACTGACGCTGGTCGAGCATGCGCTGCCCGACGGCTGCTGCGCCTCCTACTATCCCGAGACGCAGCCGCTGATCGCGCTGGAGGACCATGACCTCCAGAGCCTGACGCCGTCCTACAAGTCAGTCCCCGTCCAGATCCGCCCCGCCGGACCCGACGACGGGACCGAGCGCCTCGTCGCACGCGCCGGCGTGATCGGTCGGTCCGTCGAACCTAAAGGCTGA